Genomic window (Coleofasciculaceae cyanobacterium):
TTCAACAAAAAATATATCGAAGAGTTAAATCTTTAAACCTTAATGCTGGAGCGTTTTATAAACAAGTAGATTTTGCTTTTCATGAGCAACACCCTCAGCTAAAAGGAGTGCAGTTAACTGAAAAATCTGAACATCAACCCTATCGAAAAGTTTGGTACCAAATCGCTAATACCTTGTTAAAAGAACAGGAGAGAAGACGATAGTTACGCCTCGACCCTAGCTCAGTTAACTAACTTTTTGATTAATATACTAAGCGATTTGTTGTCAGCAAAACTTACTATTGCCAAGCCTTACTAGTCTTCAGGATCGATAGTTTTACTTGGAGAAGCATCATACAGCGCGTCTAATTTAGAACGGGCATCATCTACCGATACTGAACGCATTACCAACAAGGGTTCATCAATCACTTTACCCTGCTCATCTAGCAACTCAGGATGAACTGTTTTTTGGTCAAAGCGAGATTGATTTTTCGTTGAATTGTTGTAATTTGGAGGATATAACTTTTGAGTTTCTGCACTCAAGGTAACTAAGCTCCTAATTAGATTACTAACTGCCAAAAGAGCAATAGCCGTAAATACTAGAATGTAAATTAAATGCAACATATGGTCTAATTTTCCCTCATAAACTCATCACAATAATCGTTAACTCGAACATCACAAGTTTTTTTACTGTTGTTTAGGATTTTGATTTGCTTGATTTTTAATTTCCCGCCATTTCTGAGCTACGTTCCAGCACTCCGCAACTAGCTGATGCCAGGGAAGTAACATTTTCGAGTCTATTCCTGCTAAACCATCAGTAGCCTTAAAAAGCATTTGAGCCGTTTGAACCTCCTGTTGGCTATGAATGATTCTCTCCAACAGTTGAGCCTGCTCTTGAGCAGAAAAGAAAGACATTGACTCTGATTCTAATAAAGAGCGCGATCGCCCGAACCAATATTGAAAATCTTCTAAGAGTGGCTCTAGAACCGTTTTTAGCAGCTCCTTCTCAGTAGGTTGTTCGGTAGACATTAATTATAATTATTTTAAAATCAGCTTATTATCTCAATATTTATCTTAGCGTTTCTTACAAAAATTAATATAGATTTCATTTTTTTTATATTGAATCGATAAATTTGGCTGCGATCGGATTAACCTATTGAATCAATATTTTTTAAATATTTCTTGTTTGTGCCAAAAGTCTTGATGTGATAACCGAATACCAATACCGATCTAAAATATAACGATATTACTTGCCTCTCTATATAACAGCCGATGCCCGAAGCAGAACAAGCACAACAACCGATTAAACTACTCCGCACTAGTGAATCCAAATCGTTACAAAAAATCCGTCACACCGCGTCTCACATCATGGCAATGGCGGTGCAAAAGCTGTTTCCTAAAGCACAGGTAACGATTGGACCATGGACAGAAAATGGCTTTTATTACGATTTTGATAATCCCGATCCCTTCACTGACAAGGATTTGAAAAAAATCCGTAAAGAAATGATCAAGATTATTAATCGCAAGCTGCCCGTAGTGCGAGAAGAGGTTAGCCGAGAAGAAGCTAAAAGTCGGATTGAAGCCCAAAACGAACCTTATAAGCTAGAAGTCTTAGACAGTATTCAAGAGCCTATAACTATTTATCATTTAGGAGAACAGTGGTGGGATCTTTGTGCCGGACCTCACTTGGAAAACACTGCCGAGATCGATCCTCAAGCGCTCGCTCTTGAAAGCGTGGCAGGGGCATATTGGCGCGGGGACGAAACTAAAGCCCAGCTACAGCGTATCTACGGTACTGCCTGGGAGACACCCGAACAGCTAGCCGAATATCAACGCCGTAAAGAAGAAGCCTTAAAACGCGACCATCGTAAATTAGGTAAAGAACTAGGTCTATTTATCTTTGCCGATCCCGTTGGTCCTGGTTTACCCTTATGGACTCCAAAAGGAACTATTTTGCGATCGCAATTAGAAGATTATCTCAAGCAAGAACAAATTAAACGGGGTTATCTTCCAGTAGTTACGCCTCACTTGGGTAAAGTCGATTTATTTAAAATCTCAGGACACTGGCAAAACTACAAAGAAGATATGTTCCCAATGATGGCGGAAGATGAGGTCGCAGCAGCAGCAGAACAGGGTTTTGTCCTCAAGCCGATGAACTGCCCGTTTCATATTCAGATTTATCAAAGTGAGTTACGTTCCTATAAAGAGTTACCCATACGCTATGCTGAGTTTGGCACAGTGTATCGTTATGAGCAGTCAGGGGAATTAGGCGGATTAACTAGAGTTAGAGGCTTTACCGTCGATGACTCTCACTTATTTGTTACCCCAGAACAGTTAGACGATGAGTTTATGAAGGTAGTCGATCTAATCCTGTCTGTCTTCAAAAGTTTGCAGCTTACCAACTTTAAAGCCCGTCTTAGCTTCCGCGATCCAGAATCAGATAAATACATGGGTTCAGACGAAGCTTGGGATAAAGCCCAGAGTGCCATCCGTCGGGCGGTAGAACAGATGGAGATGAATCATTTTGAAGGTATAGGCGAAGCTGCTTTTTATGGGCCAAAGCTCGACTTTATCTTTGAAGATGCTTTGGGTAGAGAATGGCAGCTAGGAACAGTACAAGTAGACTATAATCTACCTGAACGCTTTGGGTTGGAGTATGTTGCCGAAGATGGTTCTCGCCAGCGTCCCATTATGATTCACCGCGCTCCTTTTGGCTCTTTAGAAAGGCTGATCGGCATCTTGATTGAAGAATACGCAGGAGACTTTCCGCTGTGGTTAGCACCTGTGCAGGTGCGCTTATTGCCCGTCAGGGATGCTCATTTTGATTATGTCAAAGAAGTCGCAGCCAAAATGCAGGCAGCAGGCATTCGTGCCGAAGCTGATACTAGTGGCGAGCGTCTGGGTAAGATGATTCGTAATGCTGAAAAACAAAAAATTCCTGTGATGTCGGTAGTAGGCGATCAAGAGGTAGAAAACAATACTTTGAGTATCCGTACCCGCGCTTCTGGGGAGTTAGGAGCGATCGCCATATCAGAAGCGATCGACAAGTTAACTACAGCCATCTCAGAACATAGCAATTTTTAGCTTCATGGTTGTTGCGTATTTAATTACTAGAAGAGCTGATAGCTATTAGCTAATAGCTATCAGCTTTTATTTATTTGCCAATAGCTGATGGCTGATAGCCAGAATAATAGAAACTAATCAAAAACAACCTAAATCCGCTGTTCAAAATTGCCATGACTATGTCGATCGTAATTTGTCCTGGTATTCATTCCCCACAATTAACGGAAAGCTTTGTTCGAGCAATCGAAAACAGTGTTGGACAAAAAAATTATTTAATTTTACCAACCGAGCGATATCTTCCCTATTCGGCGATCGCCATTAATCGATGGTTAAACCAACAACAGCTATCTAAAACTCAACCATTATCTTTTATTGCCTTTAGTGCGGGTGTTGTCGGGGGAATTGGTGCAGCTAAAAGATGGCAGTTGCAGGGTGGCAAGATTAATCACTTTATTGCTTTTGACGGTTGGGGAATGCCTTTGCTAGGTGATTTTCCCATTTATCGCGTTAGTCATGATTACTTTACTCATTGGAGTTCAGGAATCTTAGGTGCAGGACAAAGAGGCTTTTACGCCGATCCTTTAGTGGAACATTTAGACTTATGGCGATCGCCTGAAAATTGTTCAGGATGGCAGATAATTAGTTCAGGTTGGAAAATTCGTAATACATTGACCAACTATTTAACTAATGTCTTAAATTCTTAACATTAACTCTGAATAATAATGGCTACAGATAAAACTGACACTAAATCTTCTAAACTATATATTTTAGTGTGTTTTTCGCAACTGTTTATCGACACCCAGAGCAATTTAACTTTATAGTTAAGAACTTTAGCCTAAAAATTACTGCTGATTTTTGTTGCATATTAGACAGTAAATTTTACAATGAAAGAATAAGCAAGTTAGACGGATAGCAAGCGTGGTATTTACAAGTATTTCCAAAAGCTCACAATCGATCCAAATCCCCCAACGTCGCACAGGCGCGTATGCTTTAATGGACAGCCTGCGCTGTCATGGTGTCAAGCATATCTTTGGCTATCCTGGTGGGGCAATACTCCCAATTTATGACGAGTTATATCGTTCTGAAGCCAGGGGAGAAGTCCAGCATATTCTAGTACGTCATGAACAGGCTGCATCCCACGCAGCAGATGGCTATGCTCGCGCTACAGGAAAGGTAGGAGTTTGTTTTGCTACTTCGGGGCCAGGGGCTACTAACCTAGTTACAGGTATTGCTACGGCTCATCTGGATTCGATTCCGATGGTAATAATTACAGGTCAGGTACCTCGCGCGGCAATTGGCACTGACGCTTTTCAGGAAATAGATATTTTTGGAATAACCACTCCCATAGTCAAAAATTCTTATGTGGTGCGTCATGCTAAAGACATGGCAAGAATTGTGGCTGAAGCTTTTCATATCGCCAGTACTGGTCGTCCTGGACCAGTTTTAATTGATGTTCCTAAAGACGTTGGTAATGAAGAATTTGATTATCTACCCGTACCGCCAGGAAAAGTTAATCTCAGGGGATACAAGCCTACAGTTAAGGGCAACCCACGTCAAATTAATGCCGCTCTTAGGCTAATTACCCAGTCAGAGAAGCCCCTAATGTATGTTGGCGGTGGTGCAGTTGCTTCAGATGCTCATGCTCAGATTAAAGAATTAGCGGAAAAATTTCAGATTCCTGTAACCACAACTTTAATGGGCATAGGAGCTTTTGATGAACATAATCCTCTAGCGTTAGGAATGTTGGGAATGCACGGGACAGCCTATGCTAACTTTGCCGTAAGTGAATGTGATTTACTAATTGCTGTTGGTGCAAGATTTGACGATCGCGTTACGGGTAAGTTAGATGAGTTTGCCAGTCGTTCTAAAGTAATCCACATTGACATCGATCCTGCTGAAGTGGGCAAAAATCGTATTCCTGAGGTCCCAATTGTGGGCGACGTACGTAAAGTGCTAGAACAGATTCTTAAAAGAGCCAAAGAAGAAGACTTTGACGCAAGTTTTGGCATGACTAAATCTTGGTTAGAGCAGATAAATCACTGGCGCGCAGAATATCCTTTGACCGCACCTCATCCCGAACAGGGTTTGTCACCCCAAGAAGTAATTGTCGAAATAAGTAACCAAGCACCGCAGGCTTTTTATACTACTGATGTTGGTCAACACCAGATGTGGGCAGCTCAGTTTTTGAAAAATGGTCCTCGTCGTTGGATTTCCAGCGCAGCTTTAGGCACTATGGGCTACGGTTTGCCGTCTGCCATGGGTGTTAAGGTAGCTATTCCCGATGAAGAAACTATTTGTATCAGTGGTGATGCCAGTTTCCAAATGAATCCTCAAGAGTTGGGAACTTTGGCGCAGTTTAATATTAACGTCAAAACCGTAATTATTAATAACGGTTGGCAGGGAATGGTGCGTCAGTGGCAAGAAAACTTTTTTGGAGAGCGATATTCTTCCTCCAATATGGAAGTGGGTGCGCCAGATTTTGTCATGTTAGCTCAGGCTTATGGTATCAAAGGCATGATCGTGCGCGATCGCGCTGAATTATCCAGTGCTATTGCCGAAATGTTAGCTCATGAAGGGCCAGTATTAATGGACGTGCGTGTTACCAAAAACGAAAACTGCTATCCAATGATTGCCCCTGGTAAAAGCAATGCTCATATGTTGGGTTTACCCCAAAAAGAACAGCCTTCGGCTGAGTTTGTTAACTGTCGTGAGTGCGGTACAACTAATCCTATTGCCAACAAGTTCTGTCCTGAATGTGGTAATCAACTGTAATTCTTGTTTCAGTGGGGTTTAGTGGGCGCAAATGCAGCATATTCCACGCGAGCCTGCTGTAACTGATATTTCTGGCAAGCGATCGCTCTAGGTAGGGCGATCGCTTTTTAGTTTTCCAGTTTATTCGATACCGATCCATTACCGGTTACTTTATTGGGAAGCGATCGTAGTACGGATGTTGCAGTGTTTAAATCCGATATAGAACTATCAATTGCACCGATAGATAGCGATCGCTTGATTCGTGCCAGAGGTCTAATAAAAATAGACTAAAACTAATGTAGGTCGAGTCACAGAAACAGACAGAAATTATAAAAAGCCCTTATTTCTATTACCGAGCTACAAACTCTGATAATCTTTTAACTCCTTCTTTGATGGTATCCATATCTGTGGCATAAGAAAAGCGGATGCAATTGTCCATACCGAAAGCGACACCAGGAATGGCTGCAACCTGTTTAGTGTCTAATAAATCTTTACAGAATTCCAGAGATTTTTGACCTGTTTTAGATATATCCACAAAGAGATAGAAAGCACCGTAAGGTTTAGGACAGCTTAACTGAGGAATATCGTTGA
Coding sequences:
- a CDS encoding DUF2973 domain-containing protein; its protein translation is MLHLIYILVFTAIALLAVSNLIRSLVTLSAETQKLYPPNYNNSTKNQSRFDQKTVHPELLDEQGKVIDEPLLVMRSVSVDDARSKLDALYDASPSKTIDPED
- a CDS encoding DUF2605 domain-containing protein, producing the protein MSTEQPTEKELLKTVLEPLLEDFQYWFGRSRSLLESESMSFFSAQEQAQLLERIIHSQQEVQTAQMLFKATDGLAGIDSKMLLPWHQLVAECWNVAQKWREIKNQANQNPKQQ
- the thrS gene encoding threonine--tRNA ligase; translation: MPEAEQAQQPIKLLRTSESKSLQKIRHTASHIMAMAVQKLFPKAQVTIGPWTENGFYYDFDNPDPFTDKDLKKIRKEMIKIINRKLPVVREEVSREEAKSRIEAQNEPYKLEVLDSIQEPITIYHLGEQWWDLCAGPHLENTAEIDPQALALESVAGAYWRGDETKAQLQRIYGTAWETPEQLAEYQRRKEEALKRDHRKLGKELGLFIFADPVGPGLPLWTPKGTILRSQLEDYLKQEQIKRGYLPVVTPHLGKVDLFKISGHWQNYKEDMFPMMAEDEVAAAAEQGFVLKPMNCPFHIQIYQSELRSYKELPIRYAEFGTVYRYEQSGELGGLTRVRGFTVDDSHLFVTPEQLDDEFMKVVDLILSVFKSLQLTNFKARLSFRDPESDKYMGSDEAWDKAQSAIRRAVEQMEMNHFEGIGEAAFYGPKLDFIFEDALGREWQLGTVQVDYNLPERFGLEYVAEDGSRQRPIMIHRAPFGSLERLIGILIEEYAGDFPLWLAPVQVRLLPVRDAHFDYVKEVAAKMQAAGIRAEADTSGERLGKMIRNAEKQKIPVMSVVGDQEVENNTLSIRTRASGELGAIAISEAIDKLTTAISEHSNF
- the ilvB gene encoding biosynthetic-type acetolactate synthase large subunit; translation: MVFTSISKSSQSIQIPQRRTGAYALMDSLRCHGVKHIFGYPGGAILPIYDELYRSEARGEVQHILVRHEQAASHAADGYARATGKVGVCFATSGPGATNLVTGIATAHLDSIPMVIITGQVPRAAIGTDAFQEIDIFGITTPIVKNSYVVRHAKDMARIVAEAFHIASTGRPGPVLIDVPKDVGNEEFDYLPVPPGKVNLRGYKPTVKGNPRQINAALRLITQSEKPLMYVGGGAVASDAHAQIKELAEKFQIPVTTTLMGIGAFDEHNPLALGMLGMHGTAYANFAVSECDLLIAVGARFDDRVTGKLDEFASRSKVIHIDIDPAEVGKNRIPEVPIVGDVRKVLEQILKRAKEEDFDASFGMTKSWLEQINHWRAEYPLTAPHPEQGLSPQEVIVEISNQAPQAFYTTDVGQHQMWAAQFLKNGPRRWISSAALGTMGYGLPSAMGVKVAIPDEETICISGDASFQMNPQELGTLAQFNINVKTVIINNGWQGMVRQWQENFFGERYSSSNMEVGAPDFVMLAQAYGIKGMIVRDRAELSSAIAEMLAHEGPVLMDVRVTKNENCYPMIAPGKSNAHMLGLPQKEQPSAEFVNCRECGTTNPIANKFCPECGNQL